One part of the Vicia villosa cultivar HV-30 ecotype Madison, WI linkage group LG6, Vvil1.0, whole genome shotgun sequence genome encodes these proteins:
- the LOC131609154 gene encoding probable histone H2B.1 — MAPKGEKKPAEKKPVEEKKSTVAEKAPAEKKPKAGKKLPKEAGAASGDKKKKRNKKSVETYKIYIFKVLKQVHPDIGISSKAMGIMNSFINDIFEKLAAESSRLARYNKKPTITSREIQTAVRLVLPGELAKHAVSEGTKAVTKFTSA; from the coding sequence atgGCGCCAAAGGGAGAGAAGAAACCCGCTGAGAAGAAACCTGTAGAAGAGAAGAAGTCTACGGTGGCCGAGAAGGCTCCCGCCGAGAAGAAACCCAAGGCCGGAAAGAAACTACCCAAAGAAGCTGGTGCCGCCTCCGgagacaagaagaagaagagaaacaagAAGAGCGTGGAGACATACAAGATCTACATCTTTAAAGTTCTGAAGCAAGTTCACCCAGACATTGGTATCTCAAGCAAGGCCATGGGAATCATGAACAGCTTCATCAACGACATCTTCGAGAAGCTTGCCGCTGAATCTTCCAGACTCGCAAGGTACAACAAGAAACCAACAATCACATCAAGGGAAATTCAGACGGCTGTTAGGCTTGTTCTTCCTGGTGAGTTGGCGAAGCATGCTGTCTCAGAGGGAACCAAAGCTGTGACCAAGTTTACAAGTGCTTGA
- the LOC131613655 gene encoding uncharacterized protein LOC131613655: MSDFREALLEVSEKDLDSKIRSEAKSLATNELGDFEFLMAIIIWFEILSTINVVSKLLQSRDMVIDVAMKKITGLISLFKEYREIGFKNAMNYATEIAFELNIDPVFSQRRVIRRKRQFDENLNAPPVELSEEESFRVNYFLYLVDQAVVSLNKRFEQYQQYESVFGFLFTSQNLQSLDDATLESCCSHFEETLKHNEQCDIDGKELCLELKSLRDMLPTRNIGPIDILRFLKGMDFYPNTIIAYRILLTIPVTVASTERSFSKLKLLKSYLRSTMLQERLNGLALLVIENDLLENIQYEDLIEEFASKNARRKTFF, translated from the coding sequence ATGTCAGATTTTAGAGAAGCTTTACTTGAAGTGTCAGAAAAGGATCTTGATTCTAAAATAAGAAGTGAAGCTAAATCCTTAGCAACAAATGAGCTTggtgattttgaatttttaatggCGATAATTATTTGGTTTGAAATATTATCTACAATTAATGTGGTTAGCAAGCTCTTACAATCAAGGGATATGGTTATTGATGTTGCTATGAAAAAAATAACGGGATTGATTTCATTGTTTAAGGAATATAGAGAAATCGGTTTTAAAAATGCCATGAATTATGCTACAGAAATTGCCTTTGAATTGAATATTGATCCAGTATTTTCTCAAAGGCGTGTAATTCGAAGAAAAAGACAATTTGATGAGAATTTGAATGCCCCACCAGTTGAGCTATCTGAAGAGGAATCTTTTAgagttaattattttctttacctTGTTGATCAAGCTGTTGTTTCTCTTAATAAGAGATTTGAGCAATACCAACAATATGAAAGTgtttttggattcttgtttacTTCTCAAAATTTACAATCATTGGACGATGCAACTTTAGAGTCTTGTTGTAGTCATTTTGAAGAAACATTGAAGCATAATGAGCAATGTGATATTGATGGGAAAGAATTATGTCTGGAGTTAAAGTCGCTAAGAGATATGTTGCCTACAAGAAATATTGGACCTATTGATatattaagatttttgaaaggcatGGATTTTTATCCTAATACAATTATTGCATATAGAATTTTATTGACTATTCCTGTGACAGTTGCCTCTACAGaaagaagtttttcaaaattGAAGTTGTTGAAGTCTTACTTGCGGTCTACCATGTTACAAGAAAGACTTAATGGGTTAGCATTATTAGTGATTGAAAATGATTTGCTGGAGAATATACAATAcgaagacttgattgaagaatttgcttcaaaaaatgCTAGAAGGAAGACTTTTTTTTAA
- the LOC131609153 gene encoding probable histone H2B.1 has protein sequence MAPKGEKKPAEKKPAEEKKSTVAEKAPAEKKPKAGKKLPKEAGAAAGDKKKKRNKKSVETYKIYIFKVLKQVHPDIGISSKAMGIMNSFINDIFEKLAAESSRLARYNKKPTITSREIQTAVRLVLPGELAKHAVSEGTKAVTKFTSA, from the coding sequence ATGGCGCCAAAGGGAGAGAAGAAGCCCGCTGAGAAGAAACCCGCAGAGGAGAAGAAGTCTACGGTGGCTGAGAAGGCTCCGGCCGAGAAGAAACCCAAGGCCGGAAAGAAGCTTCCCAAGGAAGCCGGTGCCGCCGCCGgagacaagaagaagaagagaaacaagAAGAGCGTGGAAACCTACAAGATCTACATCTTCAAGGTTCTGAAGCAGGTTCACCCAGACATTGGTATCTCAAGCAAGGCCATGGGAATCATGAACAGCTTCATCAACGACATCTTCGAGAAGCTTGCTGCTGAATCTTCCAGACTTgcaaggtacaacaagaagccaACAATCACATCAAGGGAAATTCAGACTGCAGTCAGGCTTGTTCTACCTGGAGAATTGGCTAAACATGCTGTTTCAGAGGGAACCAAAGCTGTGACTAAGTTTACAAGTGCTTGA